TTGACCTTACGCACACCGCTCTTGATACCTTTTTGGATTTCTTCTACGGGTACACCGTAGGTTTCGGGAATTGCACCACCATACTGGTTGATGATGGCTAGCAAATCTTCGGGTACAGAGGAGGAACCGTGCATTACCAAGTGGGTGTTGGGCAAACGGCGGTGAATTTCTTCAATGCGGCTGATTGCCAAAATTTCCCCAGTCGGCTTGCGGGTGAATTTGTAAGCACCGTGGCTAGTCCCAATAGCGACCGCCAAAGCATCTACTTGGGTTTGCTCCACGAAGTCCACAGCTTGGTCTGGGTCAGTCAAAAGCTGGTCGTGGGAAAGTACGCCTTCCGCACCATGACCATCTTCAGCTTCACCTGTACCAGTTTCCAAAGAACCCAAGCAACCTAGTTCGCCTTCAACGCTAACACCCAGTGAGTGAGCTACTTTCACTACTTCGCGGGTGGTGTTGACGTTGTACTCGTAGCTAGCGGGGGTCTTGGCATCCGCTTCCAGCGAGCCATCCATCATCACGCTGGTAAAGCCGTTCTTAATCGCTGAGTAGCAGGTAGCAGGTTCATTACCGTGATCTTGGTGCATGGTAATGGGAATATGGGGATAAGTTTCTACCGCTGCCAAAATGAGGTGGCGGAGGAAGTTTTCACCGGCATACTTACGTGCGCCACGAGAGGCTTGCAAAATCACGGGACTATCTGTCTCTTGGGCAGCCTGCACAATAGCTTGAATCTGCTCCAAGTTGTTAACGTTGAAAGCTGGTATGCCGTAACCGTTTTCTGCCGCGTGATCCAACAGTAGCCGCAGGGGTACAAGCGCCATACATAGTCCTCCTAATATCGTTGTCAGCTAGTCGGTCTGAGACAAGCGTAAATGAGTACGCTATTCTTAATATTATTTTAAGCTTATAGGAAATTATAACTAGTGATGTGTCCTTAATGTTGAAAAACTTTAACCAAAGTAAGATGGACACCGACCATCCTACTCTACCATTTTGAATGTCCAAGTCTGTAGTTCGAGTTACTGGGAAGACCAAGAAGCAAAATGCCAATCCCTAGTCCTTAATAATTTCTCAACACTCCTCAGTGGGTCGCCCGGGATTCGAACCCGGAACTAATCGGTTAAAAGCCGAGTACTCTACCGTTGAGTTAGCGACCCGTTCCGTCATTTGCAACTATGCCATCATAGCATGACCTTATCGAGATTTGTAAAGGGGTTTTAGAAGAAATTTGCCGTCAAGCGTACACTTGCTGTATGGGTAGCTTGTGGTTCTAACACACTCAAATGTTCACCTGTGTTGAGAGCGTTGCGAGGAGCGCTCCACGGTTCCAAACAGTAAAAGTCTTTGCCTTTAACAGTCCAAAACACCAAAGTGGAATATGTATCGTCATATTCCAGCGTCAATTTCAGCTTGCGAGCATTATCCGTGACTGTAGCCGATTTACCGTTTAGCTGCTTAAAGGTGACATCAATTTCATCGCGGTTAAAGTCAAAATCACCGTTAAATAAGTGAGTTTTTTCGGTTATCTTGTCGTGGTACTCTTGCGAGGGAATTTCAAACTTGAGCTGAGTTTTATCTGTCGTCAAAAAGTAAGGATGGAAGCCAGCAGAAAAAGGCATTGGTTCAGTGGAAAGATTCGTATACTGCTGCCCAATTTCTAAAGTATTGCCTTGTATTTGGTAAGTAAAAGCGACTTTAAACTCAAAAGGATAAACTGCGCGTGTTTGCTCGTTGCTGCTTAAGGTTACAGTGATGCTAACCTTTTGTTGATTGGCTGTCTCTTGATGAGTCACTTCCCAAGGCAAGTCACGAGCAAAGCCGTGCTGTTTGAGAGTGTATTGCTTATCGTTGTGGGTGTAAGTGTTATCGGCTAAGTTCCCGCAGATGGGAAACAAAATCGGAATTCCACCTCTTATACTCAATTGAGGATTAGCAAAGCGTTCCTCATCCAGGTAGAAAATTTCTTGACCTTGTAGGCGCCAGCTGGTAATGATACCACCTCTTTGTGGCAAAATCTCCAGTCGGGACTGATTTGTTTGGATGTATAGTTTATTCATTGTTCTTGATATGGTTGAAGTGCACCTTATTCCTTAGATATCACAAACAGTCTCTTACAAAAGTCAATTGAATAAAAATGAAACCACAAATGTAGGCGTAAGCCGTGCCGTAGGCTACACAAATGGACACAGATAAATTATCAGTGTACCCTGCGGGAAGCCGCCCTCCGGGCGTCTACATCTGTGTCCATCTGTGGTTCTAAATATCTATTAATCATACTTTTGTAAAAAATCTATTAATGAAAAGTAATTAAAAGACGCGCTATGGCGCGTCTCTACATTATTCATCTTCCGCAAACACAAAGCGATACAACTCGCTCTTGTCAGGTTCAGGGCTACTTTCAGCGAATTTTACCGCCTCATCAATAACTTGCTGCACCTGACGGTCAATTGCTTTAAGTTCTTCATGGGAAGTCAAGTTTTGCTCGACCAGATAAGCAGCAAATTTCTTAACTGGGTCACGAGCAAACCAAAACTCTTTTTCAGCCTTGCTTCGCATTTCGTCGGGGTCAGCCAGAGAGTGACCTCGGAAACGGTATGTCAGTGCTTCAATTAGGGTGGGTCCTTCTCCAGCACGAGCGCGGGCGACGGCTTCCTGCGCCACGGCTCGCACCGCTAGGATATCCATACCGTCTACTTCGACCCCCACCATGTTAAATACGCTGGCTTTCTGGTAAATCTCCGGCTGGGAAGTCGCCCGTTCGTGAGCCATCCCGATCGCCCACTTATTATTTTCCACCACAAAAAGTATCGGCAGTTTCCACAGCGCCGCCATGTTTAGCGTCTCGAAAAACTGACCGTTGTTAGCAGCTCCATCGCCAAAAAAGCAAGCGCTGACTTGGTCGGCCCTTTGATCACCTAAGACTTCCCGGCGATATTTCGTTTGAAAAGCCGCCCCAGCAGCAACGGGAATCCCCTCAGCCACAAAAGCATAACCACCTAGCAGGCGATGTGTACTCGAGAACATATGCATCGAACCACCACGCCCTTTGCTGCACCCTGTGGCTTTACCAAATAACTCTGCCATTACCTCTTTTGCAGGGACTCCCGCGCTCAGAGCATGAACATGGTCGCGGTAAGTACTACAAACAAAATCTTCACCCGGTCGCATCGCTCCCTTGACCACACCAGAGGAAACGGCTTCCTGACCGTTGTACAGGTGGACAAAACCAAACATTTTGCCTCTGTAGTACATTTCGGCACACTTGTCTTCAAAGGTGCGCCCCAGTACCATGTCTTCGTACAACAGCAATCCTTCTTCTCTAGTTATCTGTACGGTAGCCGCATCAAATTTGGGTAATGTGCGTTCTTGAACCATTATTTCTTAGTGTTCCTGTCGTAAAACTTAAAGTTACGATTTGAGATAAGTGCGCTTAGGCAGCGTAAGCTTTTAAAAAGATAACGTTTAAAGGAGTCAATAATCAAATTCATTCACTGCTGTTGTTAATCTCGTGCTACAGCAATGGGTAGTATGGCAACCTTGATCTATAGATTACCTACCAAAATAGCAACTTTTCTGCATATTTACTAACAATTTAAGAAAATGCTCGCTAAAGTTAAGTATTTCTCAGGATATTCCTGGAATTAAAGAATAACTTATGATATACTGTGGTTCGCTCTCTAGTAGCAGACCTACAAAACGGTGTTTCTCTCACCGTATGCCAAAGAAAGTCCCGCTGAACCAGTTGCAGGAATGGTCAAGCCGTACATTCCGGAAAGAGAATAAAAAAATCTTCCTGCAAGCACAGCATTATTTATGCTGCTATGGTAAATTTCTAGTTTGTCAAACAGGTTGCAATTTTATTAAGCCAGAAATAGTAAAAATATTCTTAAAAAGATTGGATAGTATTCAGCTAGAGCAAAACACTAGTACCATAGCAAAATTATATTTTTGGAAAAGCACTAGTAAAGTTGTTGCAAAACATACTTGTGGTGTGAAGTCAACAGGTTATTGTTATAGCACTTTTTTACAAGCCTGGAATACTCTAGGAGAATTATGTTGATCGCGCTGCAGGGGACGTGAGCCGTGCGAATTCCGCTAGATTACTACAGAATTTTAGGGATACCGATGGCGGCAAGTGAGGAGCAGTTGCGGCAGGCATATGGCGATCGCATTGTCCAATTGCCGCGCCGTGAGTATTCCCAAGCAGCAATTACATCTCGAAAAAAACTGATAGAAGAAGCTTACCTTGTTCTCTCAGATCCAAAAGAACGCAAAACCTACGACCAACATTATCTTGCCCATGCCTATGGTGACAGCACTCAGGGTGCCTCAGTCGCCGTTCAAAATCGCGAACAAGCCAACCCAAATGATATTGCTCAATCTCTGAGCATCGAAATTTCCCAAGATGAATTCATTGGTGCTTTATTGATTTTGCAAGAGCTGGGGGAATATGAACTTGTCCTAAAACTTGGTCATCCATTCCTAATTAATAGAAACACGACAGCGAGCATACAAGGCTATAGAGAGGACACACAAGACACGACTGCATCACCACAACGTCCAGACGTTGTGCTCACCGTTGCCTTGGCTTGTTTAGAACTCGGTCGCGAGGAATGGCAGCAAGGTCATTACGAAAATGCTGCTATTTCCCTAGAAACTGGAGAAGAACTCCTAGCACGCGAAGGGTTATTCCCCAGCGTTCGGGCTGAAATCCAGTCGGACTTGTATAGATTACGACCCTATCGCATTTTGGAGTTACTCGCACTACCTGAAGAACAGACCACCGAACGAAAACAAGGGTTGCAATTATTGCAGGACATTTTAGATGAGCGCGGTGGTATTGATGGTACTGGAGACGACAAATCTGGTTTAAATATAGATGATTTTCTCCGATTTATTCAGCAACTGCGTAACTATATGACAGTTGCAGAACAGCACAAACTGTTTGAAACCGAAAGCAGGCGTCCCTCAGCGGTCGCCACCTATTTAGCAGTTTATGCTTCAATCGCACGGGGGTTCACCCAACGCCAACCTGCATTAATTCGTCAGGCAAAGCAAATGCTCCTCCGCCTAAGCAGACGCCAAGATGTCCACCTGGAACAGTCGCTTTGTGCGCTGCTGCTGGGGCAAACAGAACCAGCAAGTCGTGCTTTAGAACTGTCGCAGGAGTATGAGGCTCTAGCTTTTATACGGGAAAATTCTCAAGACTCTCCAGACCTCTTACCAGGACTGTGTTTATACGGAGAAGGCTGGTTGCAAAACGAAGTGTTTCCCAACTTCCGAGATTTGGTAGAACACTCAGCTTCCTTGAAAGATTATTTTGCCGACAAACAGGTGCAAGCTTATTTAGAAGCCCTACCCATAGAAGCAGAAACCACAAATCAAGAGACTGGAAACCACCACTCTTCCCAAGCACAGACCACTCGTCGGAGTCGCCGCAATAATTCCCCATGGGCTGATGGACAATTCCAAACCAAAAAAACGCCTAACTCAGAAATACCAGCAACACCAACCCAGAAAAGATCTGAATATTCAAACTCTTCCCCACCCAGTTATGAGATATCACCCTCTGCTACAGGTGTTTGGAGTTCAAAAGCAGAAACACCTGTAGCACCACTTTCCAACACAGACCGCACTGCTGGAGGAACTAACCACAACTTGAATGGTTCAGCCAGAGCTTCGACAGCACCTCCTCAACCGCCAACTTCAAGGAGGCGCAAACGTGGTTCAGCTAGCTCAGGGCGTGGATTAGATAACCGTCATGGCTCTGCTCATCGTCGGCGAGCTTTTGTCCGTGTCTCTCCAGCGCAAATACGATTCTTGTGGATAATGTTGGCTTCGGTGACGAGTCTATTGGTGCTGTGGTTATTGATAGCAGCAACTTTTGGATTGTTCAAACATCTGTTTTTCCCTGAACCCTACTTGAAAGGGGAACAGTTATTCGTGCAGCTAGATCAACCTCCAATACCGATTCCTGACCAAAACAGCAAACTACAGTTACCAGCAGGACCTCTTACAGAAGCCACAGCAGAAGAAATGGTTCAGGCTTGGCTAGATACCAAAGCCGCAGCTTTTGGACCCAACTACGAAACTGATAGTTTGGAGCAGATTTTAGTCGGGTCAACCTTGACAAAATGGCGGGGATGGGTACAACAGGAAAGGGCAGATAACCGCTATCGAAAATATGAACATAGCTTGAAAGTAGAATCTGTGGAGACAAATAAGGCTGACCAAAATCACGCTGCGGTAGAAGCTTCGGTGAGTGAAGTCACAGAGTATTATGAAAATGGTCAGATAAAAAAATCTGATAATGAAAAATTGCGAGTCAGGTATGAATTAGTTCTTGTGGAGGGTTTGTGGCGTATCCAGGATATGTCAGTTCTTAACAAGATAAGTATGATTTTTTAGATGAAAAAACTCCTAATAGATTAGGGCAAAAGTTCAAATTATAGAATTTTCAGCATTCTTACCCTATACAATGCGATGCTGTGCCTAGGTATATGCCCGGAAAAAAGATACCAGGCGTCACATCTAGATCTAAACCACGCAACGAATAATCCCAAAACACGCCTGGTATCTTTTTTTTGTGGTCTCCCCTTATCTACACTTCGTTCAGGTTAATACCCTAGTCAAGCTAAGAATAGAACTTTAAAATTTTTATTTTTTAATTTTTAATGTGTATTTAGGATAAGGCTCATCCCAGTCGCTGGAATATTTTCTATTCATGACAGAAACTCTGTTTCATGCCTATGCGCCCTTGATTCTCTGGACGAGTCTGGGGCTATTAATATTTAACTTTCTACCTCAGTGGTTTCCACGTCTTTTGGGTCGTGGTCTTTACTGGTTCGGGGTGCCACTACAACTTTTGGCGTTAGCAAGACAAGGTAATTTATCTGAATTCGAGGGTGGGGTGAGTTTTCCCTTACTCGCACCAATAACTACTTTAGGAGCGCTGGTACTTGGTTTGGTAATGGCGTCGCTCGTTTTGGGGGGATGGAAACTGTTACTATCCCACCAGTTCAAGTTAGACTGGGCTAAATCACTTCCCCATCATTTGCTTGACTCTTCCTTTGGTGGCAGTTTTGTGATTTCTGCTGTGCTGGGTAATACAGGTTTCGTAGGGTTAGCGATCGCCCCCGCTTTAATTAACTCAGATGCTCTCAACTGGGCTGTTCTTTACAGTGTTACCCACAATGTCATCGGCACCTATGGTTTTGGAGTTGTGATTGCTAGTTACTTCAGTCATTCCCAATCCTCAAATCGCTGGTGGATGCAACTGCGCGATGTTCTGAGTGTACCTCCTCTATGGGCTTTTCTCTTCGGCTATCTCACGCGCTCTGTACAACTACCAGACATAATTGAATCAGGACTTCAAGAGTCTGTAAATATTGTCATCGCCTGCGCCTTTTTACTGACTGGTATTCGCTTAGCGCAACTTCAAGGCTGGAAGAGTTTGAAACTTGCCTTCGTTCCCGCTTTCTTGAGGGTTTTTATGACACCCCTACTTGTTGGTGTAGGAACAACTTTATTTTTCGGATTATCAGGTTCACCACGTTTAGCAATGGTTTTAATGTCTGGTGTACCCACAGCTTTTGCTGGTCTCATTTTGGCGGAAGAGTACAACCTCGACCGCGATTTAATCGCCAGCAGTATCATCATATCCACACTCTTGTTACTCCTCGTACTTCCTTTGTGGATTTTGATTTTCGGCTCATGAGTCATTGGGGGTGTAAGGGCAAGCAGAGGAGCAGGAGGAGAGGAGGAGCGGAGTTGACGAACAATAACTCTTCCCACACTCCCCCCTCTCTCCAAATTGCCCCCTAAAAAACAGCCAGCCTTTTGTTGCCCCACGATTAATCGAGGGGTCAAGACGAAATATCGTATTAAGGCTGGCTGTTTTTTTCGTGTTAGGCTCGCTCACCTCACCAGGGATTTTGGCATTACTGAATCCGTGTTCTAGATCCCCACACACGCGCCTTTGTCAAAGTATCTTGACAATTTCCCTATCTAGCAGATGCTGGACGCGCTTTTAAGGAGCTAGAATGTCATAAAATCATAACTTGATGATCCCCAAAGAGCTGAGAAATTCGTGGAAAGCTCAAAAATGTGCTTGAGAACCCCTTGATCCCAGGTGAGGGTTACTGGTTAATATTTATTAACAAAAGGCTCCTCCACTCCCCTGTAAAAAATGCTGATTTGGGCATGACAGGGAATTGAAAGGGAGTAACCCCCAATTTAAAAAACACACTAAAAAACATAAACAACTGGGCAAAACCAGGAGTCAG
The sequence above is a segment of the Mastigocladopsis repens PCC 10914 genome. Coding sequences within it:
- the pdhA gene encoding pyruvate dehydrogenase (acetyl-transferring) E1 component subunit alpha; the protein is MVQERTLPKFDAATVQITREEGLLLYEDMVLGRTFEDKCAEMYYRGKMFGFVHLYNGQEAVSSGVVKGAMRPGEDFVCSTYRDHVHALSAGVPAKEVMAELFGKATGCSKGRGGSMHMFSSTHRLLGGYAFVAEGIPVAAGAAFQTKYRREVLGDQRADQVSACFFGDGAANNGQFFETLNMAALWKLPILFVVENNKWAIGMAHERATSQPEIYQKASVFNMVGVEVDGMDILAVRAVAQEAVARARAGEGPTLIEALTYRFRGHSLADPDEMRSKAEKEFWFARDPVKKFAAYLVEQNLTSHEELKAIDRQVQQVIDEAVKFAESSPEPDKSELYRFVFAEDE
- a CDS encoding IMS domain-containing protein, whose protein sequence is MRIPLDYYRILGIPMAASEEQLRQAYGDRIVQLPRREYSQAAITSRKKLIEEAYLVLSDPKERKTYDQHYLAHAYGDSTQGASVAVQNREQANPNDIAQSLSIEISQDEFIGALLILQELGEYELVLKLGHPFLINRNTTASIQGYREDTQDTTASPQRPDVVLTVALACLELGREEWQQGHYENAAISLETGEELLAREGLFPSVRAEIQSDLYRLRPYRILELLALPEEQTTERKQGLQLLQDILDERGGIDGTGDDKSGLNIDDFLRFIQQLRNYMTVAEQHKLFETESRRPSAVATYLAVYASIARGFTQRQPALIRQAKQMLLRLSRRQDVHLEQSLCALLLGQTEPASRALELSQEYEALAFIRENSQDSPDLLPGLCLYGEGWLQNEVFPNFRDLVEHSASLKDYFADKQVQAYLEALPIEAETTNQETGNHHSSQAQTTRRSRRNNSPWADGQFQTKKTPNSEIPATPTQKRSEYSNSSPPSYEISPSATGVWSSKAETPVAPLSNTDRTAGGTNHNLNGSARASTAPPQPPTSRRRKRGSASSGRGLDNRHGSAHRRRAFVRVSPAQIRFLWIMLASVTSLLVLWLLIAATFGLFKHLFFPEPYLKGEQLFVQLDQPPIPIPDQNSKLQLPAGPLTEATAEEMVQAWLDTKAAAFGPNYETDSLEQILVGSTLTKWRGWVQQERADNRYRKYEHSLKVESVETNKADQNHAAVEASVSEVTEYYENGQIKKSDNEKLRVRYELVLVEGLWRIQDMSVLNKISMIF
- the fba gene encoding class II fructose-bisphosphate aldolase (catalyzes the reversible aldol condensation of dihydroxyacetonephosphate and glyceraldehyde 3-phosphate in the Calvin cycle, glycolysis, and/or gluconeogenesis); this encodes MALVPLRLLLDHAAENGYGIPAFNVNNLEQIQAIVQAAQETDSPVILQASRGARKYAGENFLRHLILAAVETYPHIPITMHQDHGNEPATCYSAIKNGFTSVMMDGSLEADAKTPASYEYNVNTTREVVKVAHSLGVSVEGELGCLGSLETGTGEAEDGHGAEGVLSHDQLLTDPDQAVDFVEQTQVDALAVAIGTSHGAYKFTRKPTGEILAISRIEEIHRRLPNTHLVMHGSSSVPEDLLAIINQYGGAIPETYGVPVEEIQKGIKSGVRKVNIDTDNRLAITAAVREALAANPKEFDPRHFLKPSIKYMQKVCVDRYQQFGTAGNASKIKQISLEEFAAKYAKGELNAVTKKTANV
- a CDS encoding AEC family transporter encodes the protein MTETLFHAYAPLILWTSLGLLIFNFLPQWFPRLLGRGLYWFGVPLQLLALARQGNLSEFEGGVSFPLLAPITTLGALVLGLVMASLVLGGWKLLLSHQFKLDWAKSLPHHLLDSSFGGSFVISAVLGNTGFVGLAIAPALINSDALNWAVLYSVTHNVIGTYGFGVVIASYFSHSQSSNRWWMQLRDVLSVPPLWAFLFGYLTRSVQLPDIIESGLQESVNIVIACAFLLTGIRLAQLQGWKSLKLAFVPAFLRVFMTPLLVGVGTTLFFGLSGSPRLAMVLMSGVPTAFAGLILAEEYNLDRDLIASSIIISTLLLLLVLPLWILIFGS
- a CDS encoding aldose epimerase family protein; this encodes MNKLYIQTNQSRLEILPQRGGIITSWRLQGQEIFYLDEERFANPQLSIRGGIPILFPICGNLADNTYTHNDKQYTLKQHGFARDLPWEVTHQETANQQKVSITVTLSSNEQTRAVYPFEFKVAFTYQIQGNTLEIGQQYTNLSTEPMPFSAGFHPYFLTTDKTQLKFEIPSQEYHDKITEKTHLFNGDFDFNRDEIDVTFKQLNGKSATVTDNARKLKLTLEYDDTYSTLVFWTVKGKDFYCLEPWSAPRNALNTGEHLSVLEPQATHTASVRLTANFF